A single region of the Serinus canaria isolate serCan28SL12 chromosome 11, serCan2020, whole genome shotgun sequence genome encodes:
- the CPNE2 gene encoding copine-2 isoform X3, producing MAYTAPPSPAGPVGSQYCVCKVELSICGQNLLDRDVTSKSDPFCVLFMEVNGKWVELDRTETAVNNLNPAFAKKFIIDYHFEEVQKLKFALFDQDKSSTQLYEHDFLGEFSCTLGTIVSSKKITRTLLLGNGKPAGKGMITDLFGKSDPFLEFHKPGEDGKWMLVHRTEVIKYTLDPVWKPFTVPLVSLCDGEMEKMIKVVCYDYDSDGGHDFIGEFQTSVARLCEAQDASPLELECINPKKQKKKKSYKNSGIIIVKSCKITRDFSFLDYILGGCQLMFTVGIDFTASNGNPQEPSSLHYINPLGTNEYLSAIWAVGQIIQDYDSDKMFPALGFGAQLPPDWKVSHEFAINFNPRNPFCSGVEGIVQAYSACLPHIRFYGPTNFSPIINHVARFAAQATQQETASQYFILLIITDGVISDMDETRHAVVQASKLPMSIIIVGVGNADFAAMEFLDGDSRVLRSHTGEEAVRDIVQFVPFRNFRNVPKETLAKAVLAELPQQVVQYFKHQNLPPINSEPA from the exons ATGGCGTACACCGCGCCCCCCTCGCCGGCGGGGCCCGTCGGCTCCCAGTACTGTGTCTGCAAAGTCGAGCTGTCCATCTGCGGCCAGAACCTCCTGGACAGGGATGTCACCTCCAAATCCGACCCCTTCTGCGTCCTCTTCATGGAAGTCAACGGGAAGTGGGTGGAG ctggaCAGGACAGAGACAGCTGTGAACAACCTCAACCCAGCTTTTGCCAAGAAGTTCATCATTGACTACCACTTTGAAGAGGTTCAGAAGCTCAAGTTTGCCCTGTTTGACCAGGACAAGTCGAGCACACAGCTGTATGAGCACGACTTCCTGGGCGAGTTCTCCTGCACCCTGGGCACG ATTGTCTCCAGCAAGAAAATAACACGGACTCTCCTCCTGGGGAATGGCAAGCCAGCTGGGAAGGGCATGATCACG GACCTTTTTGGGAAGTCAGACCCCTTCTTGGAGTTTCATAAACCAGGTGAAGACGGGAAGTGGATGCTGGTTCACAGAACAGAG GTGATCAAATACACACTGGACCCTGTCTGGAAGCCATTCACTGTGCCTTTGGTGTCACTGTGTGATGGAGAGATGGAGAAGATGATAAAG GTGGTGTGTTATGACTACGACAGTGATGGGGGACACGACTTCATCGGGGAGTTCCAGACCTCGGTGGCCAGGTTGTGTGAAGCCCAAGATGCCTCTCCT CTCGAGCTAGAGTGCATTAAccccaaaaagcaaaagaagaaaaagagttaCAAGAACTCTGGGATCATCATTGTCAAGTCCTGCAAA aTAACCAGAGATTTCTCCTTCCTGGACTACATCCTGGGAGGCTGCCAGCTGATGTTCACT GTTGGGATTGACTTCACAGCTTCCAATGGGAACCCCCAAGAACCCTCCTCTTTGCACTACATCAACCCCCTGGGGACAAACGAGTACTTGTCAGCCATCTGGGCTGTTGGCCAGATCATCCAGGACTATGACTC GGACAAGATGTTTCCTGCTCTGGGATTCGGCGCCCAGCTCCCGCCAGACTGGAAG GTATCCCACGAGTTTGCCATTAACTTCAATCCCAGGAATCCATTCTGTTCAG GTGTGGAGGGCATTGTCCAAGCAtactctgcctgcctgccccacaTCCGCTTCTACGGCCCCACCAACTTCTCACCCATCATCAACCACGTGGCCCGTTTTGCAGCTCAGGCCACCCAACAGGAAACTGCATCT caaTACTTCATCCTCCTCATCATCACGGACGGGGTGATCAGCGACATGGACGAGACGAGGCACGCCGTGGTGCAGGCCTCCAAGCTGCCCATGTCCATCATCATCGTGGGCGTGGGCAACGCTGACTTTGCTGCCATGGAGTTCCTGGACGGGGACAGCCGCGTGCTGCGCTCCCACACCGGCGAGGAGGCCGTGCGCGACATCGTGCAGTTTGTGCCCTTCCGCAACTTCCGCAAC GTCCCCAAGGAGACCCTGGccaaagctgtgctggcagagctgccccagcaagTGGTGCAGTACTTCAAGCACCAAAACCTGCCACCCATCAACTCGGAGCCCGCGTAG
- the CPNE2 gene encoding copine-2 isoform X2 codes for MGTCGVVTPTGSSRECQELLPPGPMAYTAPPSPAGPVGSQYCVCKVELSICGQNLLDRDVTSKSDPFCVLFMEVNGKWVELDRTETAVNNLNPAFAKKFIIDYHFEEVQKLKFALFDQDKSSTQLYEHDFLGEFSCTLGTIVSSKKITRTLLLGNGKPAGKGMITIAAQELSDNRVITLSMAGRKLDKKDLFGKSDPFLEFHKPGEDGKWMLVHRTEVIKYTLDPVWKPFTVPLVSLCDGEMEKMIKVVCYDYDSDGGHDFIGEFQTSVARLCEAQDASPLELECINPKKQKKKKSYKNSGIIIVKSCKITRDFSFLDYILGGCQLMFTVGIDFTASNGNPQEPSSLHYINPLGTNEYLSAIWAVGQIIQDYDSDKMFPALGFGAQLPPDWKVSHEFAINFNPRNPFCSGVEGIVQAYSACLPHIRFYGPTNFSPIINHVARFAAQATQQETASQYFILLIITDGVISDMDETRHAVVQASKLPMSIIIVGVGNADFAAMEFLDGDSRVLRSHTGEEAVRDIVQFVPFRNFRNVPKETLAKAVLAELPQQVVQYFKHQNLPPINSEPA; via the exons agtgccaggagctgctgcccccgGGGCCCATGGCGTACACCGCGCCCCCCTCGCCGGCGGGGCCCGTCGGCTCCCAGTACTGTGTCTGCAAAGTCGAGCTGTCCATCTGCGGCCAGAACCTCCTGGACAGGGATGTCACCTCCAAATCCGACCCCTTCTGCGTCCTCTTCATGGAAGTCAACGGGAAGTGGGTGGAG ctggaCAGGACAGAGACAGCTGTGAACAACCTCAACCCAGCTTTTGCCAAGAAGTTCATCATTGACTACCACTTTGAAGAGGTTCAGAAGCTCAAGTTTGCCCTGTTTGACCAGGACAAGTCGAGCACACAGCTGTATGAGCACGACTTCCTGGGCGAGTTCTCCTGCACCCTGGGCACG ATTGTCTCCAGCAAGAAAATAACACGGACTCTCCTCCTGGGGAATGGCAAGCCAGCTGGGAAGGGCATGATCACG ATAGCTGCCCAGGAGCTCTCAGATAACAGGGTGATTACTCTGAGCATGGCTGGCAGAAAACTGGATAAAAAG GACCTTTTTGGGAAGTCAGACCCCTTCTTGGAGTTTCATAAACCAGGTGAAGACGGGAAGTGGATGCTGGTTCACAGAACAGAG GTGATCAAATACACACTGGACCCTGTCTGGAAGCCATTCACTGTGCCTTTGGTGTCACTGTGTGATGGAGAGATGGAGAAGATGATAAAG GTGGTGTGTTATGACTACGACAGTGATGGGGGACACGACTTCATCGGGGAGTTCCAGACCTCGGTGGCCAGGTTGTGTGAAGCCCAAGATGCCTCTCCT CTCGAGCTAGAGTGCATTAAccccaaaaagcaaaagaagaaaaagagttaCAAGAACTCTGGGATCATCATTGTCAAGTCCTGCAAA aTAACCAGAGATTTCTCCTTCCTGGACTACATCCTGGGAGGCTGCCAGCTGATGTTCACT GTTGGGATTGACTTCACAGCTTCCAATGGGAACCCCCAAGAACCCTCCTCTTTGCACTACATCAACCCCCTGGGGACAAACGAGTACTTGTCAGCCATCTGGGCTGTTGGCCAGATCATCCAGGACTATGACTC GGACAAGATGTTTCCTGCTCTGGGATTCGGCGCCCAGCTCCCGCCAGACTGGAAG GTATCCCACGAGTTTGCCATTAACTTCAATCCCAGGAATCCATTCTGTTCAG GTGTGGAGGGCATTGTCCAAGCAtactctgcctgcctgccccacaTCCGCTTCTACGGCCCCACCAACTTCTCACCCATCATCAACCACGTGGCCCGTTTTGCAGCTCAGGCCACCCAACAGGAAACTGCATCT caaTACTTCATCCTCCTCATCATCACGGACGGGGTGATCAGCGACATGGACGAGACGAGGCACGCCGTGGTGCAGGCCTCCAAGCTGCCCATGTCCATCATCATCGTGGGCGTGGGCAACGCTGACTTTGCTGCCATGGAGTTCCTGGACGGGGACAGCCGCGTGCTGCGCTCCCACACCGGCGAGGAGGCCGTGCGCGACATCGTGCAGTTTGTGCCCTTCCGCAACTTCCGCAAC GTCCCCAAGGAGACCCTGGccaaagctgtgctggcagagctgccccagcaagTGGTGCAGTACTTCAAGCACCAAAACCTGCCACCCATCAACTCGGAGCCCGCGTAG
- the CPNE2 gene encoding copine-2 isoform X1 translates to MCSVLILLPCHLHWPPRASSECQELLPPGPMAYTAPPSPAGPVGSQYCVCKVELSICGQNLLDRDVTSKSDPFCVLFMEVNGKWVELDRTETAVNNLNPAFAKKFIIDYHFEEVQKLKFALFDQDKSSTQLYEHDFLGEFSCTLGTIVSSKKITRTLLLGNGKPAGKGMITIAAQELSDNRVITLSMAGRKLDKKDLFGKSDPFLEFHKPGEDGKWMLVHRTEVIKYTLDPVWKPFTVPLVSLCDGEMEKMIKVVCYDYDSDGGHDFIGEFQTSVARLCEAQDASPLELECINPKKQKKKKSYKNSGIIIVKSCKITRDFSFLDYILGGCQLMFTVGIDFTASNGNPQEPSSLHYINPLGTNEYLSAIWAVGQIIQDYDSDKMFPALGFGAQLPPDWKVSHEFAINFNPRNPFCSGVEGIVQAYSACLPHIRFYGPTNFSPIINHVARFAAQATQQETASQYFILLIITDGVISDMDETRHAVVQASKLPMSIIIVGVGNADFAAMEFLDGDSRVLRSHTGEEAVRDIVQFVPFRNFRNVPKETLAKAVLAELPQQVVQYFKHQNLPPINSEPA, encoded by the exons agtgccaggagctgctgcccccgGGGCCCATGGCGTACACCGCGCCCCCCTCGCCGGCGGGGCCCGTCGGCTCCCAGTACTGTGTCTGCAAAGTCGAGCTGTCCATCTGCGGCCAGAACCTCCTGGACAGGGATGTCACCTCCAAATCCGACCCCTTCTGCGTCCTCTTCATGGAAGTCAACGGGAAGTGGGTGGAG ctggaCAGGACAGAGACAGCTGTGAACAACCTCAACCCAGCTTTTGCCAAGAAGTTCATCATTGACTACCACTTTGAAGAGGTTCAGAAGCTCAAGTTTGCCCTGTTTGACCAGGACAAGTCGAGCACACAGCTGTATGAGCACGACTTCCTGGGCGAGTTCTCCTGCACCCTGGGCACG ATTGTCTCCAGCAAGAAAATAACACGGACTCTCCTCCTGGGGAATGGCAAGCCAGCTGGGAAGGGCATGATCACG ATAGCTGCCCAGGAGCTCTCAGATAACAGGGTGATTACTCTGAGCATGGCTGGCAGAAAACTGGATAAAAAG GACCTTTTTGGGAAGTCAGACCCCTTCTTGGAGTTTCATAAACCAGGTGAAGACGGGAAGTGGATGCTGGTTCACAGAACAGAG GTGATCAAATACACACTGGACCCTGTCTGGAAGCCATTCACTGTGCCTTTGGTGTCACTGTGTGATGGAGAGATGGAGAAGATGATAAAG GTGGTGTGTTATGACTACGACAGTGATGGGGGACACGACTTCATCGGGGAGTTCCAGACCTCGGTGGCCAGGTTGTGTGAAGCCCAAGATGCCTCTCCT CTCGAGCTAGAGTGCATTAAccccaaaaagcaaaagaagaaaaagagttaCAAGAACTCTGGGATCATCATTGTCAAGTCCTGCAAA aTAACCAGAGATTTCTCCTTCCTGGACTACATCCTGGGAGGCTGCCAGCTGATGTTCACT GTTGGGATTGACTTCACAGCTTCCAATGGGAACCCCCAAGAACCCTCCTCTTTGCACTACATCAACCCCCTGGGGACAAACGAGTACTTGTCAGCCATCTGGGCTGTTGGCCAGATCATCCAGGACTATGACTC GGACAAGATGTTTCCTGCTCTGGGATTCGGCGCCCAGCTCCCGCCAGACTGGAAG GTATCCCACGAGTTTGCCATTAACTTCAATCCCAGGAATCCATTCTGTTCAG GTGTGGAGGGCATTGTCCAAGCAtactctgcctgcctgccccacaTCCGCTTCTACGGCCCCACCAACTTCTCACCCATCATCAACCACGTGGCCCGTTTTGCAGCTCAGGCCACCCAACAGGAAACTGCATCT caaTACTTCATCCTCCTCATCATCACGGACGGGGTGATCAGCGACATGGACGAGACGAGGCACGCCGTGGTGCAGGCCTCCAAGCTGCCCATGTCCATCATCATCGTGGGCGTGGGCAACGCTGACTTTGCTGCCATGGAGTTCCTGGACGGGGACAGCCGCGTGCTGCGCTCCCACACCGGCGAGGAGGCCGTGCGCGACATCGTGCAGTTTGTGCCCTTCCGCAACTTCCGCAAC GTCCCCAAGGAGACCCTGGccaaagctgtgctggcagagctgccccagcaagTGGTGCAGTACTTCAAGCACCAAAACCTGCCACCCATCAACTCGGAGCCCGCGTAG
- the CPNE2 gene encoding copine-2 isoform X4, with the protein MAYTAPPSPAGPVGSQYCVCKVELSICGQNLLDRDVTSKSDPFCVLFMEVNGKWVELDRTETAVNNLNPAFAKKFIIDYHFEEVQKLKFALFDQDKSSTQLYEHDFLGEFSCTLGTIVSSKKITRTLLLGNGKPAGKGMITIAAQELSDNRVITLSMAGRKLDKKDLFGKSDPFLEFHKPGEDGKWMLVHRTEVIKYTLDPVWKPFTVPLVSLCDGEMEKMIKVVCYDYDSDGGHDFIGEFQTSVARLCEAQDASPLELECINPKKQKKKKSYKNSGIIIVKSCKITRDFSFLDYILGGCQLMFTVSHEFAINFNPRNPFCSGVEGIVQAYSACLPHIRFYGPTNFSPIINHVARFAAQATQQETASQYFILLIITDGVISDMDETRHAVVQASKLPMSIIIVGVGNADFAAMEFLDGDSRVLRSHTGEEAVRDIVQFVPFRNFRNVPKETLAKAVLAELPQQVVQYFKHQNLPPINSEPA; encoded by the exons ATGGCGTACACCGCGCCCCCCTCGCCGGCGGGGCCCGTCGGCTCCCAGTACTGTGTCTGCAAAGTCGAGCTGTCCATCTGCGGCCAGAACCTCCTGGACAGGGATGTCACCTCCAAATCCGACCCCTTCTGCGTCCTCTTCATGGAAGTCAACGGGAAGTGGGTGGAG ctggaCAGGACAGAGACAGCTGTGAACAACCTCAACCCAGCTTTTGCCAAGAAGTTCATCATTGACTACCACTTTGAAGAGGTTCAGAAGCTCAAGTTTGCCCTGTTTGACCAGGACAAGTCGAGCACACAGCTGTATGAGCACGACTTCCTGGGCGAGTTCTCCTGCACCCTGGGCACG ATTGTCTCCAGCAAGAAAATAACACGGACTCTCCTCCTGGGGAATGGCAAGCCAGCTGGGAAGGGCATGATCACG ATAGCTGCCCAGGAGCTCTCAGATAACAGGGTGATTACTCTGAGCATGGCTGGCAGAAAACTGGATAAAAAG GACCTTTTTGGGAAGTCAGACCCCTTCTTGGAGTTTCATAAACCAGGTGAAGACGGGAAGTGGATGCTGGTTCACAGAACAGAG GTGATCAAATACACACTGGACCCTGTCTGGAAGCCATTCACTGTGCCTTTGGTGTCACTGTGTGATGGAGAGATGGAGAAGATGATAAAG GTGGTGTGTTATGACTACGACAGTGATGGGGGACACGACTTCATCGGGGAGTTCCAGACCTCGGTGGCCAGGTTGTGTGAAGCCCAAGATGCCTCTCCT CTCGAGCTAGAGTGCATTAAccccaaaaagcaaaagaagaaaaagagttaCAAGAACTCTGGGATCATCATTGTCAAGTCCTGCAAA aTAACCAGAGATTTCTCCTTCCTGGACTACATCCTGGGAGGCTGCCAGCTGATGTTCACT GTATCCCACGAGTTTGCCATTAACTTCAATCCCAGGAATCCATTCTGTTCAG GTGTGGAGGGCATTGTCCAAGCAtactctgcctgcctgccccacaTCCGCTTCTACGGCCCCACCAACTTCTCACCCATCATCAACCACGTGGCCCGTTTTGCAGCTCAGGCCACCCAACAGGAAACTGCATCT caaTACTTCATCCTCCTCATCATCACGGACGGGGTGATCAGCGACATGGACGAGACGAGGCACGCCGTGGTGCAGGCCTCCAAGCTGCCCATGTCCATCATCATCGTGGGCGTGGGCAACGCTGACTTTGCTGCCATGGAGTTCCTGGACGGGGACAGCCGCGTGCTGCGCTCCCACACCGGCGAGGAGGCCGTGCGCGACATCGTGCAGTTTGTGCCCTTCCGCAACTTCCGCAAC GTCCCCAAGGAGACCCTGGccaaagctgtgctggcagagctgccccagcaagTGGTGCAGTACTTCAAGCACCAAAACCTGCCACCCATCAACTCGGAGCCCGCGTAG